agcagctctcgcatcctcggaattacgaagttgcgatttcagatcattgcttgtagcgtccaacctctgctgaagttcattccgttcagcctccacagtttccagattacgctccacagcagctctcgcatcctcggaattacgaagttgcgatttcagatcattgcttgtagcgtccaacctctgctgaagttcattccgttcagcctccacagtttccagattacgctccacagcagctctcgcatcctcggaattacgaagttgcgatttcagatCATTGCTCGTAGCgtccaacctctgttgaagttcattccgttcagcctccacagtttccagattacgctccacagcagctctcgcatcttcggaattacgaagttgcgatttcagatcattgcttgtagcgtccaacctctgttgaagttcattccgttcagcctccacagtttccagattacgctccacagcagctctcgcatcttcggaattacgaagttgcgatttcagatcattgcttgtagcatccaacctctgttgaagttcattccgttcagcctccacagtttccagattacgctccacagcagctctcgcatcttcggaattacgaagttgcgatttcagatcattgcttgtagcgtccaacctctgttgaagttcattccgttcagcctccacagtttccagattacgctccacagcagctctcgcatcttcggaattacgaagttgcgatttcagatcattgcttgtagcatccaacctctgttgaagttcattccgttcagcctccacagtttccagattacgctccacagcagctctcgcatcttcggaattacgaagttgcgatttcagatcattgcttgtagcgtccaacctctgttgaagttcattccgttcagcctccacagtttccagattacgctccacagcagctctcgcatcttcggaattacgaagttgcgatttcagatcattgcttgtagcgtccaacctctgttgaagttcattccgttcagcctccacagtttccagattacgctccacagcagctctcgcatcttcggaattacgaagttgcgatttcagatcattgcttgtagcatccaacctctgttgaagttcattccgttcagcctccacagtttccagattacgctccacagcagctctcgcatcttcggaattacgaagttgcgatttcagatcattgcttgtagcatccaacctctgttgaagttcattccgttcagcctccacagtttccagattacgctccacagcagctctcgcatcttcggaattacgaagttgcgatttcagatcattgcttgtagcgtccaacctctgttgaagttcattccgttcagcctccacagtttccagattacgctccacagcagctctcgcatcttcggaattacgaagttgcgatttcagatcattgcttgtagcgtccaacctctgctgaagttcattccgttcagcctccacagtttccagattacgctccacagcagctctcgcatcttcggaattacgaagttgcgatttcagatcattgcttgtagcgtccaacctctgctgaagttcattccgttcagcctccacagtttccagattacgctccacagcagctctcgcatcttcggaattacgaagttgcgatttcagatcattgcttgtagcatccaacctctgttgaagttcattccgttcagcctccacagtttccagattacgctccacagcagctctcgcatcttcggaattacgaagttgcgatttcagatcattgcttgtagcgtccaacctctgttgaagttcattccgttcagcctccacagtttccagattacgctccacagcagctctcgcatcttcggaattacgaagttgcgatttcagatcattgcttgtagcgtccaacctctgttgaagttcattccgttcagcctccacagtttccagattacgctccacagcagctctcgcatcctcggaattacgaagttgcgatttcagatcattgcttgtagcatccaacctctgttgaagttcattccgttcagcctccacagtttccagattacgctccacagcagctctcgcatcttcggaattacgaagttgcgatttcagatCATTGCTCGTAGCgtccaacctctgttgaagttcattccgttcagcctccacagtttccagattacgctccacagcagctctcgcatcctcggaattacgaagttgcgatttcagatcattgcttgtagcgtccaacctctgttgaagttcattccgttcagcctccacagtttccagattacgctccacagcagctctcgcatcctcggaattacgaagttgcgatttcagatcattgcttgtagcgtccaacctctgttgaagttcattccgttcagcctccacagtttccagattacgctccacagcagctctcgcatcttcggaattacgaagttgcgatttcagatcattgcttgtagcatccaacctctgttgaagttcattccgttcagcctccacagtttccagattacgctccacagcagctctcgcatcttcggaattacgaagttgcgatttcagatcattgcttgtagcgtccaacctctgttgaagttcattccgttcagcctccacagtttccagattacgctccacagcagctctcgcatcttcggaattacgaagttgcgatttcagatcattgcttgtagcgtccaacctctgttgaagttcattccgttcagcctccacagtttccagattacgctccacagcagctctcgcatcctcggaattacgaagttgcgatttcagatcattgcttgtagcgtccaacctctgttgaagttcattccgttcagcctccacagtttccagattacgctccacagcagctctcgcatcctcggaattacgaagttgcgatttcagatcattgcttgtagcgtccaacctctgttgaagttcattccgttcagcctccacagtttccagattacgctccacagcagctctcgcatcttcggaattacgaagttgcgatttcagatcattgcttgtagcgtccaacctctgttgaagttcattccgttcagcctccacagtttccagattacgctccacagcagctctcgcatcttcggaattacgaagttgcgatttcagatcattgcttgtagcgtccaacctctgttgaagttcattccgttcagcctccacagtttccagattacgctccacagcagctctcgcatcctcggaattacgaagttgcgatttcagatcattgcttgtagcgtccaacctctgctgaagttcattccgttcagcctccacagtttccagattacgctccacagcagctctcgcatcctcggaattacgaagttgcgatttcagatcattgcttgtagcatccaacctctgttgaagttcattccgttcagcctccacagtttccagattacgctccacagcagctctcgcatcttcggaattacgaagttgcgatttcagatcattgcttgtagcgtccaacctctgttgaagttcattccgttcagcctccacagtttccagattacgctccacagcagctctcgcatcttcggaattacgaagttgcgatttcagatcattgcttgtagcgtccaacctctgttgaagttcattccgttcagcctccacagtttccagattacgctccacagcagctctcgcatcttcggaattacgaagttgcgatttcagatcattgcttgtagcgtccaacctctgttgaagttcattccgttcagcctccacagtttccagattacgctccacagcagctctcgcatcttcggaattacgaagttgcgatttcagatcattgcttgtagcgtccaacctctgttgaagttcattccgttcagcctccacagtttccagattacgctccacagcagctctcgcatcctcggaattacgaagttgcgatttcagatcattgcttgtagcatccaacctctgttgaagttcattccgttcagcctccacagtttccagattacgctccacagcagctctcgcatcctCGGCTTGCCTTGCTTTGTTGGTTATTGCGGCTTCTGATTGTTTTGTGGTATcaagttgtttttttgcttcttctatttctttttctaacATTAGAATTTTTTGTTCTAGTTTTTTTGTCATCTGGTGTTGTTCCATCTGAAATAATTTAtgatttttttccattgcgGCTCTTTGGTCGAAATGATGCTGGTTACATTTGGTAAGTTGAGTCTCAACTTCAGTGCCCACCGTCGTTAGTAGCTCTGCCTGCCAAAGGGTGTGCATGCCAATAGTTGTAAGGAGGTGATTTATTGTTTTAATGTGACGATGTTCTGTTTCTTCCAGTTTCAGGTCGAGAAACTGGGCTATCTCTTCAAGTTCATTTCTTTCAAGTCGGAATACCTCGAGGTCGCTGAGAATTCGTTGTTGTGCCTCACACTCTTCAAGCAGCTTTTGCATGCGGTGAGAAAGTTCCTCGTTCTGTTGCTGTAATTCTGTATGCTTTTCTGAGGACTGCTGTGAATTACAAAGTGCAGCGCTCAATTGCTCCTGCCTTTCACGAAGGATGTGTAGTGCTTCCTCTCGTGAATGACGCTCTTGCTCAAGTTCTGACATCACCCTGGACAATTGTTGTTGACTGCTCAACATTTCAGCATCTTTCCTCTCTCTAATCCCCTCTATCTCTGCTCTGTGTTGCCGCACCTTCTCTAAGAGCTCCTGTTCTCGCTGTGCATACTCATCTTTCAAACGCTGACTCATTTCTTCATGATATTCAGCGCGGCGTTTCGACTCTTCAACCTGCCGTTCGAGCTCAGTAGCCTTGATCAGGAGTTCCTCACGCTCCACCTCGGTTGCATACAACATTTTCTCACGAATTATATTCTTCTCTCGTTCCTTTTCCAGTGCATGAAGGTCAGCAGCACGCTTCTGCGCTTCCGCCTCGAGAAGCACAAGCTTCTCCTCCAGCTCACGGACGTACGTGGGGTCCTTACCTTTGATGTCTTGCCGCATTTGCTCCATCTGTTCCTCAAGTTCACGAATACGACGCGCGCGGGGGTCCTCATTGACTCTGGTCATGTTTACGATATCACGGGCACGTGATGCGTATCGTAGCGTGCTCAGAGTTTCCTCGTAGTTCAGAGCACTCGGGCTCACCGTCGCGATCATAAAGGTCTTCGAGTTCCCACCGAGTGAATCTTTCAAAATGTACGTAAGCTTAGACTCCCGATAAGGTGGTGTCGACCATTGTGATGATTTATTCTTCGCCATATCTGCCAGCATATCGATCACGCGCCCGAGTGTTGTCAATGAGAGATTAATATATCGTGCCTCGTTAAACTGCTGCCCAACAACCTCTGATTGCGCAACGCGCTCAGATCCAGCAAGGTCCACCAAGTTCATTCGGCTACTCATCCCGGCGGTGGTGATCACTTGCCCAGATGCCGTTTGTGTAGACCGCTCCTCATGTAGTATCAACATGAAGATAGCAtggctcctgctgctgcggtCGTTCATCTTCGTTGAGGCCGTGTGTCGCACACGATTCCCCAACTCGATCAGTTCCACAACTTCCTCCACAGACGACACCTCTTGCAGTCTCTGTCCTTCGATAAAAACACCCATCGTGGGATGTTCACGCACATCAACGAACACATCCTCCCTCGATCCCTTCCGCCGCCGAGCCAGGAGGTCAGACACACGCTCGTTATACACTTCAACATACCCAACTGTCACCTTCCACCTTGAGTGGCCCTTTCCTTCGATTCGAGCACGCTTCTCGAATATCTCTAGGCAAAGACGCGGTATCACCCCAGCATCCACACCGGACACAGAACCCGGATCTCCTCCCATCATTGTGTACGTCTTACCACTTCCCGTTTGTCCGTAAGCAAAAAGACATGAGTTGTACCCGTTGAAGGCATGCATCACAAGTGGGCGACCAATCGCTTCATACACTTCCAGCTGCCCCGCGGGCGGGAGACCACCCTCATCGGTACAACCACAGGAACAAAAAATGTTGTCAAATTGGAATGTTTGCGCCCGTGGGCACTGACTACTTTTTGAGTGGTGATCAATCAGCGTTATGGTCGAATACGATGTATTGGCTCGGAGTGCGAGTTTGTGCGTTCCCGACATTTCTGAAGTGTTTTGCGGCCGTACTCTTACAGCTACTTTAATAGACTCATCGCACGCGTTCGTCGTCATTTCGGTTGTTGTTAATGAACTCCTACTTTCGTCGGTCATCGTTGAGTTATTCTTTCCCGAGTTTTGTTCCCCTGCCCTCCTTATATTACTTATCATTTATACGATATTGAAGTCTACTTGTGTGATGGGTGTCGTTCGTTGGGAGGAATGTGCCCAATCTCCCTTCAAAGGCTGTTTTGTTATTAGACCTTCAACACCTGTCACGGTGTATTGTGGCGACACACGGGGAAGGCaatctaaaaaaaataaactgacGGGAGGTGAAGAATGTAATGGGGCTACAAAATAATTGTAAAGGCCATCAACAAAGAGGAGAGAAGCACAGCTATGCCCATTTTCCGTCGTTGATATTCGTGACGTGTGGCCACGGGCCAACACAGTAGGTAATAAGACACTGACTACAACCCACGTATGACTTGAATTCCTCCCGGACGCCACTTTCGAAGTATATCGGATCTGGAGGAAGCCTAAAGTGTTTTCCAATCTCGCACAAACCTAGCCGTGCCCGCTATTGCACCAAGATCCAGGTAGCGGTATCACCCCAGCATCCACACCGGACACAGAACCCGGATCTCCTCCCATCATTGTGTACGTCTTACCACTTCCCGTTTGTCCGTAAGCAAAAAGACATGAGTTGTACCCGTTGAAGGCATGCATCACAAGTGGGCGACCAATCGCTTCATACACACATCCAGCTGGTGATCCCACTTTTTTGAAACACACGCAGGACCATTCGTTAATCTTGCAAATCAGACCTCTCCAGCAGTAAACAGGAGAAAGGGGGCGAGCTGCGGTTTAAAGTGCACACAAAAACGCTGAGACATGGACATTCAGAAGAAAAGCGATTTCGTAGCTTTTCTCAAATGGCCGGCCGATTGTATAGACTCTACACTCGCCGAGGCGCAGAAGAACCGTCCACCGCCTCAAGAGGGGTAGCCGCGCCGCCATCCCATAAGAACCTCAGAGCTCTCTGCACTGAACACATGGTAAGGATGTAGGAGGCTTTGCGTTGAAGACCGCCCTGCGGCTGAAGTCCAGAAACAAGTGAAAGTGGATCGTGTGATTCACTGGAGCCACAGTGAACCGGGGTACCAGCCGCTGTATCGCGTGGATCACGAAGCTCATAATACCATGCCCGTAGCAAAGTGGAGCGTATACGCTCAAATAACTCCTCGATGCTCGACTTCAAATTGAGTTTTGCGGGTTTAATGGGGCAGAGGTTGCAGTTGGTGTAGTGAAGAACGTCGGTTTTCAGTTCCTCTTCCACAGCCAAAAAAAGTTGCTCCTTGCTCTCTCTGCATGGCAAACCCTCAAGGGCAGCAGGACCGAGAGGTAACCGCAGAAATGCAAAACGACAGTTCTTTGATATTTCTTCACCTGCATGGTCCGACAACCACTTTGTTGCAACCGCCCACGATATGTTGGCGTTTGAGGATAACCAGTGGAGCAGCATCGGTGGGAAAACGGCGCGCGCACCACACTTTTTGAGTGACCTACTCAGGTTACCGCTTGCCTTCAACACCCCAGCCTTTGTCACACTTTCACTTGTAGCCGTGTGGCCCCACTCGGTTCTTGCCTCTTCATGTTGTATCATCGCCTTCATAGTCCAAAAGAGCCAGACAACGAGGACCGGTTCATCAAAGAGGGTGGATGGAATCTCTGACAACAGCTTTAGCCACTGAAGCGCATCGTCATGGCACCCACTTCGGGGCGCTTTGTCGCATCCTTTAACTAGTCCCAGACTCGCAACAGCCATGGTAAACGAGTCAACAGCTCCCTCGATGGCAAGGTACGTGCGGGAGTGTTGATGAAGTGCCTCCGGTACCTCCTCACACTTCCCCATCAGTGGTGGACCCGCCTCCCCTAATTGCATCGATAGTGAGgcgaaacaaaacagcagcaTCGCCGGGACGCTGACGCTCCGTGATCATGTAACAGATGACGTCGAAAAGCAAGACGGGCATTTCCACCACAAGTTCGGGCACGTCCCCCTCCAGTAGTGGCTCCTTACACATGGATAAAAGTAGATCGACAACTTGTGGGTACCGTGGTTCGCCTACAAACTCCAGAAGCTCAAAAAGGAGGTGTTTCCTGTCGCCGGAGTACAACTTTTGCGAAAAATACTTTCTCATTACCCCGACTGCCTCTTCAGGTCTACACCGCTCGTTTTCCTTGCACAAAGCGGCAACCTCAATGCAAGCCTGGCGTACAGAAAATTCTTCAGCTACCCTATGAAATCCACCCCTGCGAAGGGTATCCACCACTACCTCTTGCACATGCAAGCCAAGGGCAAAGTTGCACGGCAGCAAGCGCTTTTCTACAACCTCTTCTCTGAAAAGAGAAGGTGTTAGTCGGGCAGCTAGCGCAGCAACAACCTCGGGACAGAGCAAGGCCGCAAACGATGCGCACGACAAGCAAGCAGCAGAGTCACTGCATCCAGCGGACAAAAGGGATGACCAGTCATCCAGCATCTTGAGTACGTCTTCTGACGCTGACCCTTTGGCGATTAATCGAGTAAGGAGCAACAATTTTGACGCAATGTGGGGCGACTGCCGCCCCGCGAGCGGCCGAATCAAATAGGGGTTGGCCCATGTTTGTGCTAATCGGGCACAAAACGCGAAGTCGGCACCACGTGTGGCCACCTCCACTAGTCGGTGAAaaacttcttcttcctccgccTGCACatctcctcttccctccacGGCAAAAGCCGTGAGGCCGACAAACTGCAGGACCTCAAGACTGCTCTCCTCCAGCATCAGTTTCATGCGTAAGGGAGTGAGGTCAGATGCACAGTTCCCATACTCTCCCCCAGAGTTCCCATCCGCCGCCATTGTTAACCACGGAATCCTCTCATCTCTCTCCACAGTGTCAGTGCCACCAACAGCGCACTCAGGGGGTAAGGGGTAATCGGACGAAGCTGGGGAAAGCATCCTCGCTAACGCACACCTCGGTTCAGCTTTCCCCTTGAGCATACTCCAGTACGTCTCCCATTCCGTTAACAGCATGCCCATCAACGGCGCCAACGAAGGGGGTTCGATACACTTCCGGTAGTGCACATCGTGACCCATCTTCGTCAGCACATATTTGACCTCGCAGCGTGTGTACATTTTGTGAAGCTCGATCAGATATGAGTTTAAAAGATTGTAATGATGCAGGTTGTGAACAGTCCGCAAAACATCCGGCCATCGACCCCTTCGACCGTTATGTTCAAGGGATAAATTGATGATGACACAAGGGGCCGAAAGAACGGACAGCAGACCTTTCAAGAACACACATCGGTCCTTATCTTCTTCGTGATCCAAAAAGCGCCCACCACTGGCGTCGGCACTCGTTTTTCCATCTGCGCGTGCTTGCGATGAGTTCCTCAGCTTCCTCACGGCAAATTGCAGTCTATGATACAGTGGTCTAAGTGTTGACTGGTGTTCGGCACATcgaagcaaaaacaatgTCGCAAACGGCAGTTCCAAGTCGGAAACATCATTAGCAATGCAGTGGATCGAATTCGACTCCTTCATTGATGCAGGCTTTGGGGGCGCCCCGTCCAGAACAGCGTCGCcacgaggaggaagaaaaggaatggaACAATGCCTGACTGAGTCGCATGACACAGAATCACACGAGTCTCCGGAAGATACACTACGTAGCTGAAGGTAGAGAAAAAATATGGCTTCGGCAGCGACAGGGAGACGTCGCTTGTGCAAAAAGTCATAACAAGTAAGTGCGGACCTCCAGCAATGCATTCGCGCGCATATGAGCTCCGTCGTTGACAATGTCCAATGCGGCCGTGAGGTACCTACTTTGGGCAACCCTCTGCCGTGCAACATCAATTTCAAAATACCATGCAGTGGTGTTTGGGGAAATGACATAGCAGGCACATACTAAAGCTTTATGCGCAGCAGTGCCCCGGTTCCTCTTCCTATATTACCTCTAATCCCTTCGTGAGGTGGCCACAATGTACCTATGAGACGATAATTGGGTAATCACGGAAACGAGCGCTATTAAAGAGGT
This sequence is a window from Trypanosoma brucei gambiense DAL972 chromosome 7, complete sequence. Protein-coding genes within it:
- a CDS encoding kinesin K39, putative → MISNIRRAGEQNSGKNNSTMTDESRSSLTTTEMTTNACDESIKVAVRVRPQNTSEMSGTHKLALRANTSYSTITLIDHHSKSSQCPRAQTFQFDNIFCSCGCTDEGGLPPAGQLEVYEAIGRPLVMHAFNGYNSCLFAYGQTGSGKTYTMMGGDPGSVSGVDAGVIPRLCLEIFEKRARIEGKGHSRWKVTVGYVEVYNERVSDLLARRRKGSREDVFVDVREHPTMGVFIEGQRLQEVSSVEEVVELIELGNRVRHTASTKMNDRSSRSHAIFMLILHEERSTQTASGQVITTAGMSSRMNLVDLAGSERVAQSEVVGQQFNEARYINLSLTTLGRVIDMLADMAKNKSSQWSTPPYRESKLTYILKDSLGGNSKTFMIATVSPSALNYEETLSTLRYASRARDIVNMTRVNEDPRARRIRELEEQMEQMRQDIKGKDPTYVRELEEKLVLLEAEAQKRAADLHALEKEREKNIIREKMLYATEVEREELLIKATELERQVEESKRRAEYHEEMSQRLKDEYAQREQELLEKVRQHRAEIEGIRERKDAEMLSSQQQLSRVMSELEQERHSREEALHILRERQEQLSAALCNSQQSSEKHTELQQQNEELSHRMQKLLEECEAQQRILSDLEVFRLERNELEEIAQFLDLKLEETEHRHIKTINHLLTTIGMHTLWQAELLTTVGTEVETQLTKCNQHHFDQRAAMEKNHKLFQMEQHQMTKKLEQKILMLEKEIEEAKKQLDTTKQSEAAITNKARQAEDARAAVERNLETVEAERNELQQRLDATSNDLKSQLRNSEDARAAVERNLETVEAERNELQQRLDATSNDLKSQLRNSEDARAAVERNLETVEAERNELQQRLDATSNDLKSQLRNSEDARAAVERNLETVEAERNELQQRLDATSNDLKSQLRNSEDARAAVERNLETVEAERNELQQRLDATSNDLKSQLRNSEDARAAVERNLETVEAERNELQQRLDATSNDLKSQLRNSEDARAAVERNLETVEAERNELQQRLDATSNDLKSQLRNSEDARAAVERNLETVEAERNELQQRLDATSNDLKSQLRNSEDARAAVERNLETVEAERNELQQRLDATSNDLKSQLRNSEDARAAVERNLETVEAERNELQQRLDATSNDLKSQLRNSEDARAAVERNLETVEAERNELQQRLDATSNDLKSQLRNSEDARAAVERNLETVEAERNELQQRLDATSNDLKSQLRNSEDARAAVERNLETVEAERNELQQRLDATSNDLKSQLRNSEDARAAVERNLETVEAERNELQQRLDATSNDLKSQLRNSEDARAAVERNLETVEAERNELQQRLDATSNDLKSQLRNSEDARAAVERNLETVEAERNELQQRLDATSNDLKSQLRNSEDARAAVERNLETVEAERNELQQRLDATSNDLKSQLRNSEDARAAVERNLETVEAERNELQQRLDATSNDLKSQLRNSEDARAAVERNLETVEAERNELQQRLDATSNDLKSQLRNSEDARAAVERNLETVEAERNELQQRLDATSNDLKSQLRNSEDARAAVERNLETVEAERNELQQRLDATSNDLKSQLRNSEDARAAVERNLETVEAERNELQQRLDATSNDLKSQLRNSEDARAAVERNLETVEAERNELQQRLDATSNDLKSQLRNSEDARAAVERNLETVEAERNELQQRLDATSNDLKSQLRNSEDARAAVERNLETVEAERNELQQRLDATSNDLKSQLRNSEDARAAVERNLETVEAERNELQQRLDATSNDLKSQLRNSEDARAAVERNLETVEAERNELQQRLDATSNDLKSQLRNSEDARAAVERNLETVEAERNELQQRLDATSNDLKSQLRNSEDARAAVERNLETVEAERNELQQRLDATSNDLKSQLRNSEDARAAVERNLETVEAERNELQQRLDATSNDLKSQLRNSEDARAAVERNLETVEAERNELQQRLDATSNDLKSQLRNSEDARAAVERNLETVEAERNELQQRLDATSNDLKSQLRNSEDARAAVERNLETVEAERNELQQRLDATSNDLKSQLRNSEDARAAVERNLETVEAERNELQQRLDATSNDLKSQLRNSEDARAAVERNLETVEAERNELQQRLDATSNDLKSQLRNSEDARAAVERNLETVEAERNELQQRLDATSNDLKSQLRNSEDARAAVERNLETVEAERNELQQRLDATSNDLKSQLRNSEDARAAVERNLETVEAERNELQQRLDATSNDLKSQLRNSEDARAAVERNLETVEAERNELQQRLDATSNDLKSQLRNSEDARAAVERNLETVEAERNELQQRLDATSNDLKSQLRNSEDARAAVERNLETVEAERNELQQRLDATSNDLKSQLRNSEDARAAVERNLETVEAERNELQQRLDATSNDLKSQLRNSEDARAAVERNLETVEAERNELQQRLDATSNDLKSQLRNSEDARAAVERNLETVEAERNELQQRLDATSNDLKSQLRNSEDARAAVERNLETVEAERNELQQRLDATSNDLKSQLRNSEDARAAVERNLETVEAERNELQQRLDATSNDLKSQLRNSEDARAAVERNLETVEAERNELQQRLDATSNDLKSQLRNSEDARAAVERNLETVEAERNELQQRLDATSNDLKSQLRNSEDARAAVERNLETVEAERNELQQRLDATSNDLKSQLRNSEDARAAVERNLETVEAERNELQQRLDATSNDLKSQLRNSEDARAAVERNLETVEAERNELQQRLDATSNDLKSQLRNSEDARAAVERNLETVEAERNELQQRLDATSNDLKSQLRNSEDARAAVERNLETVEAERNELQQRLDATSNDLKSQLRNSEDARAAVERNLETVEAERNELQQRLDATSNDLKSQLRNSEDARAAVERNLETVEAERNELQQRLDATSNDLKSQLRNSEDARAAVERNLETVEAERNELQQRLDATSNDLKSQLRNSEDARAAVERNLETVEAERNELQQRLDATSNDLKSQLRNSEDARAAVERNLETVEAERNELQQRLDATSNDLKSQLRNYEDARAAVERNLETVEAERNELQQRLDATSNDLKSQLRNSEDARAAVERNLETVEAERNELQQRLDATSNDLKSQLRNSEDARAAVERNLETVEAERNELQQRLDATSNDLKSQLRNSEDARAAVERNLETVEAERNELQQRLDATSNDLKSQLRNSEDARAAVERNLETVEAERNELQQRLDATSNDLKSQLRNSEDARAAVERNLETVEAERNELQQRLDATSNDLKSQLRNSEDARAAVERNLETVEAERNELQQRLDATSNDLKSQLRNSEDARAAVERNLETVEAERNELQQRLDATSNDLKSQLRNSEDARAAVERNLETVEAERNELQQRLDATSNDLKSQLRNSEDARAAVERNLETVEAERNELQQRLDATSNDLKSQLRNSEDARAAVERNLETVEAERNELQQRLDATSNDLKSQLRNSEDARAAVERNLETVEAERNELQQRLDATSNDLKSQLRNSEDARAAVERNLETVEAERNELQQRLDATSNDLKSQLRNSEDARAAVERNLETVEAERNELQQRLDATSNDLKSQLRNSEDARAAVERNLETVEAERNELQQRLDATSNDLKSQLRNSEDARAAVERNLETVEAERNELQQRLDATSNDLKSQLRNSEDARAAVERNLETVEAERNELQQRLDATSNDLKSQLRNSEDARAAVERNLETVEAERNELQQRLDATSNDLKSQLRNSEDARAAVERNLETVEAERNELQQRLDATSNDLKSQLRNSEDARAAVERNLETVEAERNELQQRLDVFERECAVLNIRLSYLRRKLLSGFVVGEEPYKLTRKIINIGK